A genomic segment from Clostridia bacterium encodes:
- the cobA gene encoding uroporphyrinogen-III C-methyltransferase has product MSGNGKVYILGVGPGDYKLMTLKAAECIGKSDVIIYDRLVNSKVLKLAKDDAELIYVGKMPDCHAVPQDGINEILVSKAKEGKTVARVKGGDPFMFGRGGEEAEALYESGIEFEIVPGVTSAISVPAYAGIPVTHRDFCSSLHIVTGHEKPGRESSFIDYGVLSRLEGTLIFLMGVKNLQEICSNLIKHGKDKDTPVAVIANGTTLAQKTVSGTLETISGVVAEVGIKSPAVTVIGEVVGLREKLKWYQGGRLAGKRVVVTRSREQASKLAERINELGGETVELPTIKITGPQSYQEVDRTLDNLKNYQWLVFTSINGVEYFFRRMRERKLDIRSLCGIKLCAVGEATEAKLNEIGLSVDYVPERFTTSDLLEGLMERIMPGEKVLLARADIASKELSEGLGNRGVEFEDLTVYRTQLESMEKEEILRQLERKEVDYITFTSSSTVKNFVSIIGKENMNRVCGVKTVCIGPVTLRTAQEAGFAAAVMADVYTVEGLINKLVEISEG; this is encoded by the coding sequence AGGCGGCGGAGTGTATTGGAAAGTCAGATGTAATCATATATGACAGATTGGTAAACAGTAAGGTATTAAAGCTGGCAAAAGATGATGCAGAACTTATATATGTAGGAAAAATGCCTGATTGTCATGCCGTTCCACAGGATGGAATCAATGAAATCCTTGTAAGCAAGGCAAAGGAAGGTAAAACTGTAGCAAGGGTAAAGGGAGGCGATCCCTTTATGTTTGGAAGGGGAGGGGAAGAGGCGGAAGCTCTATATGAAAGTGGGATAGAATTCGAAATCGTACCCGGAGTGACATCTGCGATTTCTGTTCCGGCATATGCGGGCATACCTGTGACGCATAGAGATTTCTGTTCGTCCCTTCATATAGTTACAGGCCATGAAAAACCGGGAAGAGAGAGTAGTTTTATAGATTATGGGGTTTTGTCGAGATTAGAGGGTACTTTGATTTTCCTGATGGGGGTAAAAAACCTGCAGGAAATATGCAGCAACCTCATAAAGCATGGGAAGGATAAGGATACACCCGTTGCTGTAATAGCTAATGGAACAACACTAGCTCAAAAGACAGTATCAGGAACGCTGGAGACGATTTCAGGTGTTGTTGCCGAGGTAGGTATAAAGTCCCCTGCTGTAACCGTTATCGGGGAAGTAGTAGGGTTGAGGGAAAAGCTAAAATGGTATCAGGGCGGGAGGCTGGCCGGTAAGAGGGTTGTCGTAACGAGATCCAGAGAACAGGCCAGCAAACTGGCTGAGCGTATTAATGAGCTGGGTGGAGAAACAGTAGAATTACCTACCATCAAAATTACAGGGCCGCAGAGCTATCAGGAAGTAGACAGGACTTTAGACAACCTGAAAAACTATCAGTGGCTGGTATTTACCAGTATTAACGGGGTTGAATACTTTTTTAGGAGAATGAGGGAAAGGAAGCTGGATATAAGAAGCTTATGCGGGATAAAGCTATGTGCTGTCGGGGAGGCTACAGAAGCAAAGTTAAATGAAATCGGACTTTCAGTTGATTATGTACCGGAGAGATTTACAACATCAGATTTATTAGAGGGACTGATGGAAAGAATAATGCCCGGTGAGAAAGTTCTTCTGGCCAGAGCTGATATAGCAAGTAAAGAATTATCGGAAGGTCTTGGAAACAGAGGAGTGGAATTTGAAGACCTGACAGTCTACAGGACGCAATTGGAATCAATGGAGAAGGAAGAGATACTAAGGCAGCTGGAGAGAAAAGAAGTAGACTACATAACATTTACAAGTTCTTCAACAGTGAAGAATTTTGTATCTATCATAGGCAAAGAAAATATGAACAGGGTCTGCGGAGTAAAGACTGTGTGTATAGGACCGGTAACCTTGCGGACGGCTCAGGAAGCAGGATTTGCGGCTGCCGTTATGGCGGATGTGTATACTGTCGAAGGGTTGATAAATAAATTAGTAGAGATTTCAGAGGGATGA